In Panacibacter ginsenosidivorans, the following proteins share a genomic window:
- the argG gene encoding argininosuccinate synthase produces MKKVVLGFSGGLDTTYCVKYLTEEKGYEVHSVIVNTGGFDASELKKIEEHAYKLGVKTHTTVDAVKGYYDRIIKYLVFGNVLKNNTYPLSVSAERLVQALHIAEHVQKLNADAVAHGSTGAGNDQVRFDMVFHIMIPTVEIITPIRDLKLSREQEIAYLKEKGIEMNFEKAAYSINKGLWGTSVGGRETLNSKGLLPESAWPTQVTKHESEEVKLHFEKGELTAINDKTFSHSSEAIQYLQTIAGAYGIGRDIHVGDTIIGIKGRVGFEAAAPMVILKAHHALEKHVLTKWQLSWKDTIANFYGNWLHEGQILDPVMRDIEAFLQSSQQNVTGDVFVQLQPYRFQIIGIESKYDLMSSKFGKYGEMNSGWSGEDVRGFSKIFGNQTAMYHLIKNAADK; encoded by the coding sequence ATGAAGAAAGTTGTATTAGGTTTTAGCGGCGGTCTCGACACCACTTACTGTGTAAAATACTTAACCGAAGAAAAAGGCTATGAAGTACACAGTGTAATTGTAAACACAGGTGGCTTTGATGCATCAGAATTAAAAAAAATAGAAGAACACGCATATAAACTTGGTGTAAAAACACATACTACAGTTGATGCAGTAAAAGGTTATTACGATCGAATTATAAAATACCTGGTGTTTGGCAATGTTTTAAAGAACAACACATACCCTTTAAGTGTAAGTGCTGAGCGTTTAGTGCAGGCACTACATATTGCAGAGCATGTACAAAAACTCAATGCAGATGCCGTAGCACACGGCAGTACAGGTGCAGGTAATGACCAGGTACGTTTTGATATGGTATTTCATATCATGATTCCAACTGTTGAGATCATTACTCCAATCCGTGATTTGAAATTGAGTCGTGAACAGGAAATAGCTTATCTGAAAGAGAAAGGTATTGAAATGAATTTTGAAAAAGCAGCTTACTCTATTAATAAAGGTTTGTGGGGCACGAGTGTTGGCGGAAGAGAAACATTAAACTCAAAAGGTTTGTTACCCGAATCTGCATGGCCTACACAGGTAACAAAGCATGAAAGCGAAGAAGTAAAACTGCATTTTGAAAAAGGTGAACTGACTGCAATTAATGATAAAACATTTTCCCATTCAAGCGAAGCGATACAATATTTACAAACCATTGCAGGCGCTTATGGCATCGGCAGAGATATACATGTTGGTGATACGATCATTGGTATAAAAGGACGTGTTGGTTTTGAAGCAGCTGCGCCAATGGTTATTTTAAAAGCACATCATGCGTTGGAAAAACACGTGCTTACCAAATGGCAGCTTAGCTGGAAAGATACTATTGCCAACTTCTATGGCAATTGGTTGCATGAAGGTCAGATACTTGATCCTGTTATGAGAGATATAGAAGCATTCTTGCAAAGCTCTCAGCAAAATGTAACGGGCGATGTGTTTGTACAATTACAGCCTTATCGTTTTCAAATCATCGGTATAGAAAGTAAGTATGATCTGATGAGTAGCAAGTTTGGTAAATACGGGGAAATGAACAGCGGCTGGAGTGGTGAAGATGTAAGAGGCTTTAGTAAAATATTCGGT
- a CDS encoding GNAT family N-acetyltransferase, translated as MEQNINVRVANSGDVHYAETITTEMEASAKARGTGIAKRSPEYIANKMNEGKAVIAHLNDGTWVGFCYIETWEGEYVANSGLIVAPEFRKSGVAKQIKRRIFNLSREKYPNAKIFGLTTGLAVMKINSELGYEPVTYSELTQDEKFWAGCKSCVNYDILMSKERKNCMCTAMLYDPADHYTPEETTQEFEKKSKVYERLMHIKQLVFGKKEKNINGGASKPKSLMHYFFGY; from the coding sequence GTGGAACAAAATATAAACGTACGTGTAGCCAATAGTGGCGACGTACACTACGCAGAAACGATTACTACCGAAATGGAAGCTTCCGCAAAAGCCCGTGGCACCGGCATTGCAAAGCGCAGCCCCGAATATATTGCCAATAAAATGAACGAAGGCAAAGCCGTGATTGCACATCTTAACGATGGTACATGGGTAGGCTTTTGTTATATAGAAACATGGGAAGGTGAATATGTTGCCAACAGTGGACTTATTGTAGCTCCGGAATTTAGAAAGAGTGGTGTGGCAAAGCAGATCAAGAGAAGGATCTTCAATCTTTCAAGAGAAAAATATCCAAACGCAAAAATATTTGGATTGACTACAGGTCTTGCTGTAATGAAGATCAACAGTGAGCTCGGTTATGAGCCCGTTACTTACAGCGAGCTTACGCAGGATGAAAAATTCTGGGCAGGCTGCAAGAGCTGTGTTAACTATGATATTCTCATGAGCAAAGAGCGTAAGAATTGCATGTGTACTGCAATGTTGTACGATCCTGCAGATCATTACACACCAGAAGAAACAACTCAGGAGTTTGAAAAGAAGAGTAAAGTGTATGAGCGTTTGATGCACATCAAGCAACTGGTGTTTGGCAAGAAAGAAAAGAACATAAACGGAGGCGCATCAAAACCGAAATCACTGATGCATTATTTCTTTGGGTATTAG
- a CDS encoding MBL fold metallo-hydrolase RNA specificity domain-containing protein: MKLAFHGAAQTVTGSKHLLTLHNGRKILFDCGMFQGMGRETDALNATLGFDAKEVNYLLLSHAHIDHSGLIPKLVKEGFNGKIFCTPATKDLAAILLEDSAEIQRDDTKFINKKRAKQGLPPYEPLYTPDDVTAVLPLLNEVQYGSWFTIEPGIEVLYTDAGHIIGSAAVHVRINENGNTTQISFSGDVGRYRDVILRSPDVFPQTDYIIIESTYGNSLHENIFNSSDKLYEWIDKTCVQKKGKLIIPSFSVGRTQELLYFLNQLSNEGRLPKIKVYVDSPLSKEATDIVRSHPENYNSRLQKLLKTDYDPFSFDELTFIKTVDESKRLNDLPEPCIIISASGMADAGRIKHHIANNINDSRNTILLVGYCEPNSLGGRLMNGAKEVKIFAEYYKVQAEVGSMRSMSAHGDYDDLSQFLACQVPATVRQLFIVHGEYDVQLDFQQRLLKKGFKEVIVPALHQEFMLE, from the coding sequence ATGAAGCTTGCATTTCATGGCGCTGCACAAACAGTTACGGGTTCAAAGCATTTATTAACGCTCCATAATGGAAGGAAAATATTATTTGATTGTGGCATGTTCCAGGGCATGGGCAGAGAAACAGATGCTCTTAATGCAACCCTTGGTTTCGATGCAAAAGAAGTGAACTATCTTTTATTATCACATGCACATATCGATCATTCAGGCCTTATTCCAAAACTGGTGAAAGAAGGCTTTAACGGAAAAATATTTTGCACGCCAGCCACTAAAGATCTTGCTGCAATCTTACTGGAAGATTCTGCAGAAATACAAAGAGACGATACGAAATTTATCAACAAGAAAAGAGCTAAACAAGGTTTGCCGCCCTATGAACCATTGTATACACCCGATGATGTAACCGCCGTGCTTCCATTATTAAATGAAGTGCAATATGGATCGTGGTTTACAATTGAACCCGGCATTGAAGTTTTATATACAGATGCAGGCCACATTATTGGCAGCGCTGCTGTACATGTACGTATAAACGAAAATGGCAACACAACACAAATAAGTTTTAGTGGAGATGTTGGAAGATACAGGGATGTGATACTTCGTTCACCGGATGTATTTCCGCAGACAGATTACATTATTATTGAAAGCACTTACGGTAATAGTTTGCACGAAAATATTTTCAACTCTTCTGATAAATTATACGAGTGGATAGATAAAACATGTGTACAGAAAAAAGGCAAACTTATTATTCCGTCTTTTAGTGTAGGCAGAACGCAGGAGTTGTTGTATTTCCTTAATCAATTAAGCAATGAAGGCAGGTTGCCAAAAATAAAAGTATATGTAGATAGTCCACTTAGCAAAGAAGCTACAGATATAGTAAGAAGTCATCCTGAAAATTACAACAGCAGGCTGCAAAAATTATTGAAGACAGATTACGATCCTTTTAGTTTTGATGAACTCACTTTTATAAAAACAGTTGATGAAAGTAAACGGCTTAATGATCTTCCTGAACCCTGTATTATTATCTCTGCAAGTGGCATGGCAGATGCAGGCCGCATAAAACATCATATCGCCAATAATATAAACGATAGCCGCAACACTATTTTATTGGTTGGATATTGCGAGCCCAATTCGCTTGGTGGCCGTTTAATGAATGGTGCTAAAGAAGTAAAAATATTTGCCGAGTATTATAAGGTACAAGCCGAGGTTGGCAGTATGCGCAGCATGAGTGCACATGGAGATTATGATGACCTCAGCCAGTTTCTTGCATGCCAGGTTCCCGCTACGGTTCGCCAGCTATTTATTGTGCATGGCGAGTATGACGTGCAACTCGATTTTCAGCAACGTTTATTAAAGAAAGGTTTTAAGGAAGTTATAGTGCCTGCATTACACCAGGAGTTTATGCTTGAATAA
- a CDS encoding C1 family peptidase, whose protein sequence is MPIRMVDDPNDQFDNSGNDNGGGGRRTSGGGGGLFQLLPLLFGLIKNPIGLVLVLLVGGFLYFKGGCTGLTQQASSVFSTGGILDPKEFDKAQVYEGLDESKNNLPEAVSLLKFAPHPGNQGQQGSCVAWSSAYGARTILEASSTGENPDQKAFSPSFLYNQIGLDGCQGSYIIRAMENMTKVGAVPLDQFPYDETDCSRQPSPQLKNEASQYRMLGFTRLTSGESVNNLDLYAIKQHLAKDVPVVIGMMVGGSFMQDMIGQEVWHPTDDDYSMMGFGGHAMCVIGYDDRKEGGAFQILNSWGSEWGQNGVGWVRYNDFKHFTKEAYGLNPMPKSGSADAKDLECSIGLVENKTKQYISLKLRNNNIFETTDPIIKGTQFKIEVKNSSSCYVYVLGMETDGSSYVLFPYPMKTDPTRTKFSPYCGITGYRLFPRGMSMMADSIGNKDYMAVVVSKDSLNVFAFNDAVNNKRSNGFAQAINTAVSQYAITGVNFSNTSDGTISFKTEAANKVAVACVVEIDKR, encoded by the coding sequence ATGCCAATTCGAATGGTCGATGATCCTAATGATCAGTTTGACAACAGCGGTAATGATAACGGAGGCGGTGGCAGGAGAACTTCGGGTGGCGGGGGAGGCTTATTCCAGTTATTGCCTTTGCTTTTCGGATTAATAAAAAATCCGATTGGTTTAGTATTGGTATTGCTTGTAGGTGGCTTTCTCTACTTTAAAGGAGGGTGTACCGGTCTGACACAACAAGCGTCCTCTGTATTTTCTACCGGCGGCATATTAGACCCAAAAGAATTTGATAAGGCGCAAGTATATGAGGGTCTTGATGAGAGTAAAAATAATTTACCCGAAGCGGTTTCTTTATTAAAGTTTGCGCCACATCCAGGCAACCAGGGTCAGCAAGGAAGCTGTGTAGCATGGAGTAGTGCATATGGAGCAAGAACAATTCTTGAGGCAAGTTCTACAGGTGAAAATCCTGATCAAAAAGCTTTTAGCCCTTCATTTTTATATAACCAGATAGGCCTCGATGGATGCCAGGGAAGTTATATTATCCGGGCAATGGAAAATATGACCAAGGTCGGTGCTGTACCACTTGATCAATTTCCATACGATGAAACGGATTGCAGCAGACAGCCATCCCCGCAGTTAAAAAATGAAGCTTCGCAATATCGTATGTTGGGCTTTACAAGACTCACTAGTGGAGAAAGTGTAAATAACCTTGATCTCTATGCAATCAAACAGCACCTTGCTAAAGATGTGCCAGTTGTAATTGGAATGATGGTAGGAGGCAGTTTTATGCAGGATATGATAGGCCAGGAAGTATGGCATCCAACAGATGACGATTATTCTATGATGGGGTTTGGCGGACATGCAATGTGTGTAATTGGTTATGACGATCGTAAAGAAGGTGGCGCGTTTCAAATCTTAAATAGCTGGGGCAGCGAATGGGGACAAAATGGTGTGGGATGGGTGCGCTACAATGACTTCAAACATTTTACCAAAGAGGCTTATGGATTAAATCCTATGCCTAAAAGCGGAAGTGCTGACGCCAAAGATCTGGAATGTAGTATTGGCCTGGTTGAGAACAAAACAAAACAATATATATCGCTTAAGTTGAGGAACAATAATATTTTCGAGACCACTGATCCCATTATAAAAGGCACCCAGTTTAAGATAGAAGTTAAAAATTCAAGTTCATGTTATGTATATGTTCTCGGAATGGAAACAGATGGCAGCAGCTATGTGCTGTTTCCTTATCCCATGAAAACCGATCCTACACGCACAAAATTTTCTCCTTATTGTGGCATTACAGGCTACCGTTTGTTTCCGCGTGGCATGAGCATGATGGCAGATAGTATTGGCAATAAAGATTACATGGCAGTAGTAGTAAGTAAAGATTCATTAAATGTTTTTGCTTTTAATGATGCTGTCAATAATAAGCGTAGCAACGGTTTTGCACAAGCTATAAATACTGCAGTAAGCCAGTATGCAATCACCGGTGTTAATTTCAGTAATACTTCTGATGGAACCATAAGTTTTAAGACAGAAGCTGCAAATAAGGTGGCGGTAGCCTGTGTGGTGGAAATAGACAAGAGATAG
- a CDS encoding phosphatidate cytidylyltransferase, which produces MALNPVVFKTRALTALVFILVMACGLFIDQWSFFLLFTFIHFGCWTEYQKLVGIIDPDYKQIMGIHRYGVMLFGWGFMMWMTNDAYLVGNLQLSEIGWWLMLILAFTMPVAEIVLSRHLNLKNIGYSLSGLVYISLCWGLMMDLRSEGILIFGNLFTLDLGWVLPVVMIAAIWINDTMAYMVGSVIGKTPFSSISPKKTWEGTLGGAILAVATVTLLGYFAFGMTDYITLIVISASAAIAGTTGDLFESKLKRMAGVKDSGNIMPGHGGFLDRFDSLLFTTPVVWLYVKLFL; this is translated from the coding sequence ATGGCGCTTAATCCTGTTGTTTTTAAAACCAGGGCATTAACAGCTCTTGTTTTTATATTGGTTATGGCATGTGGACTGTTTATTGATCAATGGTCCTTTTTTTTATTGTTTACATTTATTCATTTTGGTTGCTGGACTGAATACCAGAAGCTGGTTGGAATTATCGATCCGGATTATAAACAAATAATGGGCATTCACAGGTATGGTGTAATGCTGTTTGGCTGGGGCTTTATGATGTGGATGACGAACGACGCCTATCTTGTCGGCAACCTCCAACTCTCTGAAATAGGCTGGTGGCTAATGCTGATACTGGCATTTACCATGCCTGTTGCGGAAATAGTTTTGAGCAGGCATTTGAATCTTAAAAACATTGGTTATTCTTTGAGCGGTCTTGTTTATATTTCCTTGTGCTGGGGGCTAATGATGGATCTTAGATCTGAAGGCATATTAATATTCGGCAATCTTTTTACACTCGATCTTGGTTGGGTGTTACCCGTAGTAATGATTGCTGCAATATGGATAAATGATACAATGGCATACATGGTAGGATCAGTTATTGGTAAAACACCTTTTTCCTCCATCTCCCCCAAGAAAACATGGGAAGGAACATTGGGCGGTGCTATACTTGCTGTAGCAACAGTTACACTGCTTGGTTATTTTGCTTTTGGTATGACTGATTATATAACACTTATTGTTATCTCGGCTAGTGCTGCCATTGCAGGCACCACCGGTGACTTATTTGAAAGCAAACTAAAAAGAATGGCAGGTGTAAAAGACAGTGGCAATATAATGCCCGGTCATGGCGGTTTTCTTGATCGTTTTGATTCTTTATTATTTACTACGCCGGTTGTGTGGTTATACGTAAAATTATTTCTGTAA
- a CDS encoding DUF4442 domain-containing protein, with protein MLNKLPAAFFAGLRIEFFNETKAAVAVKQKWFNKNPFGSVYFAVLTMAAEMSTGVLCMANIYKRNPAVSMLVIKTEAVFYKKATGKILFTCLNGTAITALIDDAIATGEGRTIACQSTGRNEAGEIVAEIYCTWSFKVKTIKQ; from the coding sequence ATGCTAAACAAATTACCGGCAGCATTCTTTGCTGGTCTCAGAATTGAGTTCTTTAATGAAACAAAAGCTGCTGTAGCTGTAAAGCAGAAATGGTTTAATAAAAATCCTTTCGGGTCTGTATATTTTGCCGTATTAACAATGGCTGCAGAAATGAGCACAGGTGTTTTGTGTATGGCAAATATTTATAAACGAAACCCGGCAGTAAGTATGCTGGTAATAAAAACGGAAGCAGTTTTTTATAAAAAAGCAACAGGTAAAATTTTGTTTACCTGTTTAAATGGAACAGCTATCACTGCGTTAATAGACGATGCAATTGCAACTGGAGAAGGAAGAACTATTGCCTGCCAGTCTACAGGTAGAAATGAAGCCGGAGAAATTGTTGCTGAGATATATTGTACATGGAGCTTCAAAGTTAAAACCATAAAACAATAA
- a CDS encoding UbiX family flavin prenyltransferase: protein MNNKIVVAITGASGAIYAKLLIEKLLSLKEQWSALSVVMSNNAKEVWKTELGNEDYNNYAVSYFEKHDFSAPFASGSAKYNIMIVAPCSMGTLGRIANGISDDLVTRAADVMLKERRKLILMVRDTPYNLIHIKNMESVTVAGGIICPATPSFYHKPKSIEDVSLTVVDRVLDLAGLDIATNRWNS from the coding sequence ATGAACAATAAAATTGTTGTGGCAATTACAGGAGCAAGCGGTGCTATTTATGCAAAACTGCTGATCGAAAAATTATTATCGCTAAAAGAGCAGTGGAGTGCATTAAGTGTTGTGATGAGCAACAACGCAAAAGAAGTTTGGAAAACAGAATTAGGAAATGAAGACTATAATAATTATGCAGTAAGTTATTTTGAAAAGCATGATTTTTCTGCACCATTTGCATCTGGTTCTGCAAAATATAATATTATGATCGTAGCGCCCTGCAGTATGGGCACGCTTGGCCGTATTGCCAATGGCATAAGCGATGATCTTGTAACACGTGCCGCAGATGTAATGTTGAAAGAAAGACGCAAACTGATACTAATGGTCAGAGATACGCCTTATAACCTTATTCATATAAAGAACATGGAATCGGTAACTGTGGCTGGTGGCATTATTTGCCCCGCAACGCCGTCCTTCTATCATAAGCCGAAGAGTATTGAAGATGTTTCACTCACCGTAGTTGATCGTGTGCTTGACCTTGCCGGCTTAGATATTGCAACCAACCGGTGGAACAGTTAA
- a CDS encoding glutamine synthetase beta-grasp domain-containing protein, translating to MSLVKLEYLWLDGYKPTQSLRSKTKIEKDFSGKLEDLPMWSFDGSSTEQAPGGSSDCLLKPVYVVKDPQRKDAYLVMCEVLNADKTPHVSNGRALIEDDDNDFWFGFEQEYFLWDTATNKPLGFPAGGFPAPQGPYYCSVGAYNAFGREIVEEHLDAIIEAGLNVEGINAEVAAGQWEFQIFSKGAKQAGDQIWIARYLLERIGEKYGVAVNWHCKPLGALDWNGSGMHANFSNSLLRTAGSKEIFDKVCEAFRPVVKEHIEVYGADNHLRLTGKHETASIHDFSYGVSDRGASIRIPVGVPANGWKGYLEDRRPNSAADPYKVAARIIKTVKSVS from the coding sequence ATGTCATTAGTAAAACTTGAGTACCTCTGGCTTGATGGTTATAAACCAACTCAAAGTCTCCGTAGCAAAACCAAGATTGAAAAAGATTTTAGTGGAAAATTAGAAGACTTACCTATGTGGTCTTTTGATGGATCATCTACAGAACAGGCACCGGGCGGCTCTTCTGACTGCTTGCTCAAACCTGTGTATGTTGTAAAAGACCCACAACGCAAAGATGCATATCTTGTAATGTGTGAAGTATTAAATGCAGATAAGACACCACACGTGTCTAACGGCAGAGCACTTATTGAAGACGATGATAATGATTTCTGGTTTGGTTTCGAACAGGAATATTTCCTTTGGGATACAGCAACAAATAAGCCTCTTGGCTTTCCTGCCGGCGGTTTCCCTGCTCCACAGGGACCCTATTACTGTTCAGTTGGCGCTTATAATGCATTCGGACGTGAGATTGTTGAAGAACATCTCGACGCAATTATAGAGGCTGGCTTAAATGTAGAAGGTATTAACGCAGAAGTTGCTGCAGGCCAGTGGGAATTCCAGATATTCTCCAAAGGTGCTAAACAGGCTGGTGACCAGATATGGATAGCTCGCTATCTTTTGGAAAGAATCGGTGAGAAATACGGAGTAGCTGTAAACTGGCATTGTAAACCTTTGGGTGCACTTGACTGGAACGGTTCAGGTATGCACGCTAACTTCTCCAACTCATTGTTGAGAACTGCTGGAAGCAAAGAGATTTTTGATAAAGTATGTGAAGCCTTCCGCCCTGTAGTTAAAGAGCATATTGAAGTATATGGTGCAGATAACCATTTACGCCTTACAGGCAAACATGAAACTGCAAGTATTCATGATTTCAGTTATGGTGTTTCTGACCGCGGTGCTTCTATCCGTATTCCTGTTGGCGTACCAGCTAACGGTTGGAAAGGCTACCTGGAAGATCGCCGTCCTAACTCTGCAGCAGATCCTTATAAAGTGGCAGCCCGCATTATTAAGACTGTTAAATCAGTTTCTTAG
- a CDS encoding glutamine synthetase III family protein gives MSLRFQALNNLLNNTDVSVESPSKITAIFGENVFTLKTAREYLSDEAFKSLNASIKGSKKIDRAVANQIANGLRAWAEKKGVTHFTHWFQPLTGSTAEKHDSFFTIKSDGNPLEEFDGAALIQQEPDASSFPSGGLRATFEARGYTGWDPSSPVFIMEIGQGKTLCIPTIFVSYTGESLDYKAPLLKAIEAVNKAAVDVCNYFDKNVAKVTPTLGWEQEYFVIDEGLANARPDLVQCGRTVYGASPAKGQQLEDHYFGSIPERVYTFMRDFEQEAYKLGIPLRTRHNEVAPAQFECAPIFEEVNLAVDHNILLMDIMERVARRHKLKVLFHEKPFAGINGSGKHNNWSMATDTGVNLLAPGKTPKTNLMFLTFFVNSIKAVHDYADVLRASIASAGNDFRLGANEAPPAIISVFIGEYLTKVLYDIETRVGDKFDEQDEAILKLDLHRSIPELMLDNTDRNRTSPFAFTGNKFEFRAVGSAANCANAMIALNTIMAETLRTFKQDVDALIEKGEKKEIAIMHIIQKYIVESKKVLFEGDGYSEEWHHEAERRGLPNVPTTPLALDAMITEKAKQLFESNDVYNHIELEARHEIELEKYIKKVQIEGRIMGDLALNHIIPSAIEYMNKLTANINSIKATGLPESACASQMAILKEMTERVQTVYEKVHAMVEARKVVNNMEDTRTKAIAYCSQVKEAFFDDIRYQVDKLEQLINDELWTLPKYREMLLMR, from the coding sequence ATGTCACTTCGTTTTCAGGCACTCAATAATCTTTTGAACAATACAGATGTAAGTGTAGAAAGTCCTTCAAAGATCACGGCAATATTTGGAGAGAATGTTTTTACATTAAAAACAGCACGTGAATATCTTAGTGACGAAGCTTTTAAAAGCCTTAATGCAAGTATAAAAGGAAGCAAAAAAATTGACCGTGCTGTAGCCAACCAGATCGCTAATGGTCTGCGTGCGTGGGCAGAAAAAAAGGGCGTTACACATTTTACCCACTGGTTTCAGCCGTTAACAGGTAGTACAGCCGAAAAGCACGATTCCTTTTTTACCATAAAAAGTGATGGTAATCCACTGGAAGAATTTGATGGAGCGGCATTAATTCAGCAGGAGCCTGATGCTTCCTCTTTTCCAAGTGGTGGTTTAAGGGCAACTTTTGAAGCACGTGGTTATACAGGCTGGGATCCGTCTTCGCCTGTTTTTATCATGGAAATTGGTCAGGGTAAAACACTTTGCATTCCAACGATCTTTGTATCGTATACAGGAGAGTCACTCGATTATAAAGCACCTTTATTAAAAGCTATTGAGGCTGTAAATAAGGCAGCAGTAGATGTTTGTAATTATTTTGACAAGAACGTGGCTAAGGTTACCCCTACACTTGGCTGGGAGCAGGAATATTTTGTAATTGATGAAGGTCTTGCCAATGCAAGACCGGATCTTGTTCAATGTGGACGGACTGTTTATGGTGCATCCCCTGCCAAGGGGCAACAGTTGGAAGATCATTATTTTGGTTCCATTCCTGAAAGGGTTTACACTTTTATGCGTGACTTTGAGCAGGAAGCTTATAAACTTGGTATTCCTTTACGCACAAGACATAATGAAGTGGCGCCGGCACAGTTTGAATGTGCCCCAATTTTTGAAGAAGTTAACCTTGCGGTTGATCATAATATTCTTTTGATGGACATAATGGAACGTGTGGCACGCAGGCATAAACTGAAAGTGTTATTCCATGAAAAACCATTTGCAGGTATTAATGGAAGTGGTAAACATAATAACTGGAGCATGGCTACAGACACAGGTGTAAATCTGCTTGCACCGGGAAAAACGCCGAAGACGAATTTAATGTTCCTCACATTTTTTGTAAACTCTATAAAAGCAGTACATGATTATGCAGATGTTTTAAGAGCGTCAATTGCTTCTGCAGGAAATGATTTTCGGCTTGGCGCTAATGAAGCGCCCCCTGCTATCATTTCGGTTTTCATTGGTGAATACCTTACCAAAGTTTTATACGATATAGAAACACGTGTAGGTGATAAATTTGATGAACAGGATGAAGCAATTCTCAAATTGGATCTTCATCGTAGTATCCCTGAATTAATGCTGGATAATACAGACCGAAACCGTACTTCACCTTTTGCGTTTACAGGCAATAAATTTGAGTTCCGCGCTGTGGGCTCTGCAGCCAATTGTGCCAACGCTATGATAGCATTGAACACCATTATGGCAGAAACATTGCGCACTTTTAAACAGGATGTAGATGCATTAATAGAGAAAGGAGAGAAGAAAGAAATTGCCATCATGCATATCATTCAGAAATATATTGTTGAAAGTAAAAAGGTGTTGTTTGAAGGCGACGGCTATAGCGAAGAATGGCATCATGAAGCAGAGCGGCGTGGGTTACCAAATGTGCCAACAACACCACTTGCGCTTGACGCAATGATCACTGAAAAAGCAAAACAACTTTTCGAATCAAATGATGTATACAATCACATTGAGTTAGAGGCCCGTCACGAAATTGAACTGGAAAAATATATTAAGAAGGTGCAGATAGAAGGAAGGATAATGGGCGATCTTGCATTGAATCACATCATTCCTTCGGCTATTGAATACATGAATAAACTTACCGCCAATATCAACAGTATAAAAGCAACAGGTTTACCGGAAAGTGCCTGCGCAAGCCAAATGGCCATACTAAAAGAAATGACAGAACGTGTGCAAACTGTTTATGAAAAAGTTCATGCCATGGTTGAGGCGCGCAAAGTTGTAAACAACATGGAAGATACACGAACCAAGGCAATTGCCTATTGCAGCCAGGTTAAAGAAGCATTCTTTGATGATATACGCTACCAGGTGGATAAACTGGAGCAACTTATTAATGATGAATTGTGGACACTACCCAAGTACCGCGAAATGTTATTGATGAGATAA